Proteins encoded in a region of the Magnetococcales bacterium genome:
- a CDS encoding methyltransferase domain-containing protein translates to MQTEWDYSNLAQAYLKRPDYAASAIDEMLALAGCRPPAVVCDVGAGVAHLTLQLAGRGLTVQAVEPNDAMRALGRERTAHLPRVQWSEGSGEQTGQESGRFDMVTFGSSFNVTDRPAALRESCRILKKRGWFAALWNHRDLDDPFQQKIEQIIRDTIPDYDYGTRRQDQTEVIRESGLFGEVIRMEGTIVHAQTPADLVEAWRSHATLQRQAGARLPAIIQAIERLVTETGQQAIPIPYTTRIWMAQAKL, encoded by the coding sequence ATGCAGACCGAATGGGATTATTCCAACCTGGCCCAGGCCTACTTGAAACGTCCGGATTATGCGGCATCCGCCATCGATGAAATGCTGGCCCTGGCGGGGTGTCGTCCGCCGGCGGTGGTCTGTGACGTGGGGGCGGGCGTGGCCCACCTGACCTTGCAGCTTGCCGGACGGGGCTTGACGGTGCAGGCCGTGGAACCCAACGACGCCATGCGCGCCCTGGGTCGGGAACGAACCGCGCACCTGCCCCGCGTGCAATGGTCAGAAGGAAGCGGCGAACAGACCGGACAAGAGTCTGGACGTTTCGACATGGTCACTTTTGGTTCGTCGTTCAATGTCACGGATCGCCCGGCTGCCTTGCGGGAAAGCTGCCGCATTCTCAAAAAACGGGGCTGGTTTGCCGCTCTGTGGAATCATCGTGATCTCGATGATCCCTTTCAACAAAAAATTGAACAAATCATTCGCGATACCATTCCGGATTACGACTATGGCACCCGCCGCCAGGATCAGACGGAAGTGATTCGAGAGTCGGGCCTGTTCGGCGAGGTGATACGCATGGAGGGAACCATCGTGCATGCCCAAACCCCGGCGGACCTGGTCGAGGCCTGGCGCTCGCATGCCACGTTGCAACGGCAGGCCGGTGCCCGCCTGCCGGCCATCATCCAGGCCATTGAACGTCTGGTGACGGAAACCGGTCAGCAAGCCATTCCCATTCCCTACACCACACGCATCTGGATGGCCCAGGCCAAACTGTAA